In Procambarus clarkii isolate CNS0578487 chromosome 74, FALCON_Pclarkii_2.0, whole genome shotgun sequence, one DNA window encodes the following:
- the LOC138356776 gene encoding uncharacterized protein, whose product MPKHNNKQGRGASRSGSITPRVLNETLATPQPSPMFVNTASAPPPHSPPSTHLGSLALEFTQSMAPCLNFKPLRSNPWLQKLHNLVKMQSEAILALQDTVARQQHTINCLLKSSMNNNQEILNVQTVANVAMDEIRKIQAEETLTAQSDLLKKLEKQINLLQTHQAASKDDQEQQQLHDSLIISSTDLPAEQQGCAKYANKTLVLSSSATQGMVRLLRRKKLQEKDMK is encoded by the exons atgcccaaacataacaacaagcaaggtaggggtgcctctcgctctggttccattactcctagagttctgaatgaaacactggcaacgccgcaaccctcgccgatgtttgtaaacacagcatctgctccccctcctcactcccccccttcaactcacctcggatctctagctttagaattcactcaatctatggctccctgtttaaacttcaaacctctccgaagtaatccatggctccagaaactgcacaaccttgtgaaaatgcaatcagaagctattttggccctccaagacacagtcgcccgacaacaacataccataaACTGCCTCCTTAAATCGTcgatgaacaacaaccaagaaattctcaacgtacaaactgttgcaaatgttgCAATGGATgaaatacgtaagattcaggctgaagaaaccctcacagctcaaagtgacctccttaaaaagctggaaaaacagatcaatctccttcagactcaccaggcggcttccaaagatgaccaagagcaacaacaacttcatgactccctgataattagctctactgatctacctgctgaacaacaag gctgcgccaaatacgcaaacaaaaccttggtcttatcaagcagtgctacacaaggaatggtacgattattgcgaagaaagaagctacaggaaaaagatatgaaataa